A genome region from Sphingomonas anseongensis includes the following:
- a CDS encoding COG4705 family protein, translating to MTVKVAEHGPSKVPAVTLGFWIAKILATTLGETAGDTVSMSWLGETTAQAGQNGINGYLVGTGLFGLALALLVALQVRARTYRPALYWATIIASTTAGTTLADFADRSLGIGYAGGSLVLLVLVLGSLALWKLVEGRVSSTHVVSGRTELFYWMTITFSQTLGTALGDWAADDGGLGYLGGAALFGGAIAVVATLYFSTRVNRTALFWAAFILTRPLGATVGDFLDKPFSKGGLDLSRPVASLCLAVVLVAVVAIGARRGAEDAEQAAA from the coding sequence TTGACGGTCAAAGTCGCCGAGCATGGGCCAAGCAAGGTCCCCGCCGTCACGCTTGGCTTCTGGATCGCGAAGATCCTCGCGACAACGCTCGGCGAGACTGCCGGCGACACCGTCAGCATGAGCTGGCTTGGCGAGACGACCGCACAGGCCGGCCAGAATGGCATCAACGGCTATCTCGTCGGGACCGGTCTGTTTGGACTGGCGCTCGCCCTTCTCGTTGCGCTTCAGGTGCGAGCCAGAACCTATCGGCCTGCGCTTTACTGGGCGACGATCATTGCTTCGACAACGGCCGGGACGACCCTGGCGGATTTTGCCGACCGCTCGCTGGGGATAGGCTACGCGGGAGGCTCACTGGTTCTTCTCGTGCTGGTTCTCGGGTCGCTTGCGCTTTGGAAGCTGGTCGAAGGCCGGGTGTCTTCGACGCATGTGGTGAGCGGCCGTACCGAACTTTTCTACTGGATGACGATCACTTTCAGCCAGACGCTAGGCACGGCGCTTGGTGATTGGGCCGCCGACGATGGCGGCCTTGGGTACCTGGGCGGGGCCGCACTATTCGGTGGGGCGATTGCGGTCGTTGCCACCCTGTACTTTTCGACCCGGGTCAACCGCACTGCCCTTTTCTGGGCAGCCTTCATCCTTACCCGTCCGCTCGGAGCCACGGTGGGCGACTTTCTCGACAAGCCCTTCTCGAAGGGCGGCCTCGACCTGTCGCGGCCGGTTGCTTCACTGTGCCTCGCTGTCGTTCTCGTCGCGGTTGTGGCGATTGGCGCCAGGCGAGGCGCCGAGGACGCCGAACAAGCGGCTGCTTGA
- a CDS encoding succinate dehydrogenase iron-sulfur subunit, whose product MAEFTLPRNSKITKGRIYKPETGEKLKTFKVYRYDPDNSANPRWDRYTIDLSKCGPMVLDALIKIKNEIDPTLTFRRSCREGICGSCAMNMDGRNGLACTTPIEDLKGEVQITPLPHMEVVKDLVPDLTHQYAQYASIQPWLKTVTPAPSGKERLQSPADRAKLDGLYECILCFCCSTSCPSYWWNADKFLGPAVLLQAYRFIADSRDEATGERLDELEDPYRLYRCHTIMNCANVCPKGLSPAKAIAETKKLIAERAA is encoded by the coding sequence TTGGCCGAGTTCACGCTTCCGCGGAACAGCAAGATCACAAAGGGTCGGATCTACAAGCCGGAGACCGGTGAGAAGCTGAAGACGTTCAAAGTCTATCGCTACGATCCGGACAACAGCGCCAACCCGCGCTGGGACCGTTACACGATCGACCTGTCGAAATGCGGCCCGATGGTCCTCGACGCGCTCATCAAGATCAAGAACGAAATCGATCCGACGCTGACGTTCCGCCGGTCGTGCCGCGAGGGCATTTGCGGGTCGTGCGCCATGAACATGGACGGCCGAAACGGCCTCGCCTGCACCACTCCGATCGAGGATCTCAAAGGCGAAGTGCAGATCACGCCGCTTCCGCACATGGAGGTGGTAAAGGACCTCGTTCCCGACCTGACCCACCAGTATGCGCAATATGCTTCGATCCAGCCGTGGCTTAAGACGGTGACCCCCGCTCCGTCGGGTAAGGAGCGCCTGCAGTCGCCGGCGGACCGAGCGAAGCTCGACGGCCTCTACGAATGCATCCTGTGCTTCTGCTGCTCGACGAGCTGCCCGAGCTATTGGTGGAACGCCGACAAGTTCCTCGGCCCCGCGGTCCTCCTCCAGGCGTATCGCTTCATCGCCGACAGCCGCGACGAGGCGACCGGCGAGCGCCTCGACGAGCTAGAAGACCCCTACCGCCTGTATCGGTGCCATACGATCATGAACTGCGCGAACGTGTGTCCCAAGGGCCTCTCGCCTGCAAAAGCCATTGCGGAGACGAAGAAGCTCATCGCGGAGCGCGCTGCTTGA
- a CDS encoding NepR family anti-sigma factor has translation MDRLSDSKVGDSGGPKVSKKISAARRPIKPRGKRGADVGRALRSVYDETLREEVPDDFLDLLGKLN, from the coding sequence ATGGATAGGTTGAGTGACAGCAAGGTGGGCGATTCGGGCGGGCCCAAGGTGAGCAAGAAGATCAGTGCGGCCAGGCGGCCGATCAAGCCGCGCGGGAAGCGCGGTGCCGACGTCGGCCGGGCGCTTCGATCCGTCTATGACGAGACTTTGCGCGAAGAGGTGCCCGACGATTTCCTCGACCTGCTCGGCAAGCTCAATTGA
- a CDS encoding response regulator: MSLGQELAPHLPFLRRYARALTGSQAHGDAFVRATLEAIVAQPDEFPRDVDPRLGLYKTFHAIWSTANVEEGEEPSKDISGAEGIAHARLSKITPLSRQALLLTSLEGFSSEDAGYLIGASPDDVESLVAEALSEIERQTLTDVLIIEDEPIIAMDIETIVRDLGHNVTGVAVTRDEAVSMARQSPPGLVLADIQLADDSSGIDAVRDILVEFSVPVIFITAFPERLLTGTRPEPTFLITKPFQRSTVKAAIAQALFFDAATVPA; encoded by the coding sequence ATGTCGCTTGGACAGGAACTTGCGCCACATCTGCCATTCCTGCGCCGCTACGCGCGCGCGCTGACCGGCAGCCAGGCCCATGGCGACGCCTTCGTGCGCGCTACGCTGGAAGCCATTGTCGCGCAGCCGGACGAGTTCCCGCGCGACGTCGACCCCCGATTGGGTCTCTACAAGACGTTTCACGCCATCTGGTCGACTGCCAACGTGGAGGAGGGCGAGGAGCCGTCGAAGGACATTTCCGGCGCCGAGGGCATTGCCCACGCCCGGCTTTCGAAGATCACACCGCTGTCGCGCCAGGCGCTCCTTCTTACGTCGCTGGAGGGATTTTCGTCGGAGGATGCCGGTTACCTGATCGGCGCCAGCCCCGACGACGTCGAATCGCTGGTTGCCGAAGCGCTTAGCGAGATCGAGCGTCAGACCCTGACCGACGTCCTCATCATCGAGGACGAGCCGATCATCGCGATGGACATCGAAACGATCGTCCGCGATCTGGGTCATAACGTCACCGGAGTTGCGGTCACGCGCGACGAAGCAGTGTCCATGGCTCGCCAGAGCCCGCCAGGACTCGTCCTCGCTGATATCCAGCTCGCGGACGATTCCAGCGGAATCGACGCGGTTCGCGACATTCTCGTCGAATTTTCGGTGCCGGTGATCTTCATCACCGCATTTCCCGAGCGGCTCCTGACCGGGACGCGACCCGAACCGACCTTCCTGATTACGAAGCCGTTCCAGCGGTCGACGGTGAAGGCGGCGATCGCCCAGGCGCTCTTCTTCGACGCCGCAACAGTGCCGGCCTGA
- a CDS encoding sigma-70 family RNA polymerase sigma factor, producing the protein MAATDDDDAADKPEELIPLSDPEFKDQLAAVIPHLRAFGRSLSGSRDLADDLVQETLLKAWAARKRFQAGTNMRAWTFIILRNLFLSQMRRARFKGEWDELTASKILAAPASQDRHIELADMQRALMHLPQPQREALILVGAGGFAYEEAAEICGCAVGTIKSRVARGRVALEGLLSSGKLPSRRQHKTDPDKSALQTIMGEVDELSRDL; encoded by the coding sequence ATGGCCGCAACTGACGACGACGACGCGGCTGACAAGCCCGAAGAGCTGATTCCGCTCTCCGATCCTGAGTTCAAGGATCAGCTTGCGGCGGTGATCCCGCACCTGCGCGCCTTCGGCCGCTCGCTTTCCGGAAGCCGCGACCTGGCCGACGACCTGGTCCAGGAAACGCTCCTCAAGGCCTGGGCTGCGCGCAAGCGCTTCCAGGCGGGGACGAACATGCGCGCGTGGACGTTCATCATCCTTCGCAACCTCTTCCTCAGCCAGATGCGCCGAGCCCGCTTCAAGGGTGAATGGGACGAGCTGACGGCCTCGAAGATCCTCGCCGCGCCGGCCAGCCAGGACCGGCATATCGAGCTTGCCGACATGCAGCGCGCACTGATGCACCTGCCGCAGCCGCAGCGCGAGGCGCTTATCCTCGTCGGTGCCGGCGGTTTCGCTTATGAAGAAGCGGCGGAAATCTGCGGTTGCGCCGTCGGGACAATCAAGAGCCGGGTCGCGCGCGGCCGGGTGGCGCTGGAAGGGCTCCTTTCCAGCGGCAAGCTGCCGTCACGCCGGCAGCACAAGACGGACCCCGACAAGTCGGCGCTCCAGACGATCATGGGTGAAGTGGACGAACTCAGCCGCGACCTTTGA
- a CDS encoding PaaI family thioesterase: MSDDSGLMEDVGLPSGAKEDADNPGWFTWGDFPPSSFAAATGRLLFKPDGPGRGICRMFPTEAHMNMGGSIHGGAVMSFIDMSMFAGGRCAGMASGHYVTLDMTTHFLARGKAGVPLDAHVELVKQTRGHVFLQGVVRQDGEPCYSFTGTLKRIRDRNAPA, from the coding sequence TTGAGCGACGACTCCGGGCTGATGGAAGACGTCGGCCTGCCGTCGGGGGCAAAGGAAGACGCCGACAATCCCGGCTGGTTCACCTGGGGCGATTTTCCCCCGAGCTCCTTCGCCGCCGCGACCGGGCGGCTGCTGTTCAAGCCGGACGGTCCCGGCCGCGGAATCTGCCGCATGTTCCCGACCGAAGCGCATATGAACATGGGCGGCTCCATTCACGGCGGAGCGGTGATGAGCTTCATCGACATGAGCATGTTCGCCGGCGGCCGCTGCGCCGGAATGGCGTCGGGGCACTACGTCACGCTCGACATGACCACCCATTTCCTCGCGCGCGGCAAGGCCGGGGTGCCGCTGGACGCGCACGTCGAGCTGGTGAAGCAGACGCGCGGGCATGTCTTCCTGCAGGGCGTGGTCAGGCAGGACGGCGAGCCCTGCTACAGCTTCACGGGCACGTTGAAGCGCATCCGGGACCGAAACGCGCCGGCATGA
- a CDS encoding bifunctional [glutamine synthetase] adenylyltransferase/[glutamine synthetase]-adenylyl-L-tyrosine phosphorylase, translated as MVSAKPSPDRLGAIQRANAHAPFLREASAARPDIVERFVTSGPEAAAAEAIETGGKTVDAELRRRRRALSLAVALGDLSGELSLREVTAFLSDFADAAIQRSVEAAMAELFPEEEPQGLSVIALGKLGSRELNFSSDVDLLLLFDPKTLPRRERDEPGDAAVRIGRRFVELLQKRTEDGFVERVDLRLRPSPEVTPIVLPVNAAISYYESAAVGWERAALIRARCCAGDREVGAAFLSAIEPFVWRRALDFGAIEEVRSISERIRDHYSDRQQFGRGFDLKRGRGGIREVEFYVHAQQLVHGGREPQLRPGATLDAIEVLQKAGHLEKKLGDDLAEAYRRLRTAEHRVQMVDDQQTHLLPPGEEGLTNVARLHGFQAGDELLDWLGPSVERVGAAFDELAGGNSARLPANPDALRSDLEKLGFPDAESAVRRVTEWRSGRPRSLRSAAAKQAFEAMLPALIEAIATSADPMRALNRLADVIERIPSGVNLYRLLEARPGLTTLVARILAHAPALSELLARRPALLDSLLDSSCFDPVPSASDFAAFLKEEIRGQPYEVAIDRARRTINDRRFALGVQLIDLREDPLTVGRGYARVAEGTLVALADATVAEFEEAHGKFPGAELVIIGLGRLGGEVLTNASDLDIIYLFTQPEAEQSVGPKPLGPANYFNRLANRVTAALSVPTPAGPLYDVDTRLRPQGSKGMLVVTVDAFADYQRSEAWTWEHMALARARPVYGSESARATVSALISEVLNLPADPAKVVADAVRMRSEIARHKAPSGPLDVKLSEGGLVDLEFAIHVLQLTRKIGLDPRLEVAVKQLADAELVEQNIISAQHLLTEMLVTLRLLAPETASPSEESCELMARACGSDSWADLLARHDEARQSVSKLWERVKGSA; from the coding sequence ATGGTGAGCGCCAAACCATCGCCAGACCGCCTCGGTGCAATCCAACGGGCGAATGCGCACGCTCCCTTCCTTCGTGAAGCGAGCGCGGCGCGGCCGGACATCGTCGAGCGCTTCGTCACCTCGGGGCCTGAAGCGGCTGCTGCAGAGGCAATCGAAACCGGCGGGAAAACGGTCGACGCCGAATTGCGACGGCGGCGCAGGGCGCTTTCGCTCGCGGTCGCGCTCGGTGACCTCTCCGGTGAGCTGTCTCTTCGCGAAGTGACCGCATTCCTGTCAGATTTCGCTGACGCCGCGATCCAGCGGTCGGTGGAAGCGGCAATGGCCGAGCTTTTCCCCGAAGAGGAGCCGCAGGGACTGTCGGTGATCGCTCTGGGAAAGCTCGGCAGCCGGGAGCTCAATTTTTCTTCCGACGTGGACCTGCTTCTCCTGTTCGATCCGAAAACCCTTCCGCGCCGGGAACGCGACGAGCCGGGCGACGCGGCCGTGCGCATCGGGCGGCGCTTCGTCGAACTGCTCCAGAAGCGGACCGAGGACGGATTCGTGGAGCGGGTGGACCTCAGGCTTCGTCCGTCGCCGGAGGTCACTCCGATCGTGCTGCCGGTAAATGCGGCCATTTCCTACTATGAATCGGCGGCAGTGGGATGGGAGAGGGCGGCTCTCATCCGTGCTCGCTGCTGCGCCGGCGACCGCGAGGTCGGTGCTGCCTTTCTTTCGGCGATCGAGCCGTTCGTATGGCGGCGCGCACTGGATTTCGGGGCGATCGAGGAGGTGCGCTCGATCAGCGAACGGATCCGCGACCATTATTCCGACCGCCAGCAATTCGGCCGCGGCTTCGACCTCAAGCGCGGGCGCGGGGGGATTCGCGAGGTGGAATTCTACGTCCACGCTCAGCAGCTCGTGCACGGCGGCCGGGAGCCGCAGCTTCGCCCCGGCGCCACGCTTGACGCCATCGAGGTGCTTCAGAAGGCTGGGCACCTGGAGAAGAAGCTCGGCGACGACCTTGCCGAGGCTTACCGCCGGCTTCGCACGGCGGAGCACCGGGTGCAGATGGTCGACGACCAGCAGACCCACCTGCTTCCGCCGGGCGAGGAGGGTCTGACGAACGTTGCCCGGCTGCACGGCTTCCAGGCAGGCGACGAGCTCCTCGACTGGCTTGGTCCTTCCGTCGAACGTGTCGGCGCCGCGTTCGACGAACTTGCGGGCGGGAATTCGGCGCGGCTTCCGGCAAATCCCGACGCGTTGCGCTCGGACCTGGAGAAGCTGGGTTTTCCAGACGCCGAGTCAGCTGTCCGCCGGGTGACGGAATGGCGGTCCGGTCGGCCCCGGTCGCTACGGTCTGCTGCGGCGAAGCAGGCGTTCGAGGCCATGCTTCCCGCGCTGATCGAGGCGATTGCGACGAGCGCCGACCCGATGCGAGCGCTCAACCGCCTGGCCGACGTGATCGAGCGAATCCCGAGCGGAGTGAACCTCTACCGGCTGCTGGAGGCAAGGCCCGGGCTGACCACGCTCGTGGCACGAATCCTCGCCCATGCTCCGGCACTCTCGGAGCTGCTTGCCCGGCGCCCGGCACTCCTCGACTCGTTACTGGATTCCTCATGCTTCGATCCGGTGCCGAGCGCTTCGGATTTCGCGGCTTTCCTCAAGGAAGAGATACGCGGCCAGCCCTATGAGGTGGCGATCGACCGCGCCCGCAGAACCATCAACGATCGCCGCTTTGCTCTCGGCGTGCAGCTAATCGACCTTCGTGAGGACCCGCTGACCGTCGGGCGTGGCTATGCACGCGTTGCCGAAGGTACGCTGGTCGCGCTCGCCGATGCGACGGTTGCGGAATTCGAGGAGGCGCACGGCAAGTTCCCCGGAGCCGAGCTCGTCATCATTGGTCTCGGGCGCCTTGGAGGCGAGGTGCTCACCAACGCTTCCGACCTCGACATCATCTACCTGTTCACCCAGCCCGAAGCGGAACAGTCGGTTGGACCGAAGCCGCTCGGTCCGGCCAATTACTTCAACCGGCTGGCCAACCGGGTGACAGCCGCGCTGAGCGTTCCCACGCCCGCAGGGCCGCTCTACGATGTCGACACGCGCCTTCGTCCCCAGGGCTCCAAGGGTATGCTGGTAGTGACGGTCGACGCGTTCGCGGACTACCAGCGGAGCGAGGCCTGGACCTGGGAGCATATGGCGCTGGCGCGTGCGCGCCCCGTCTATGGCTCCGAATCGGCCCGTGCGACGGTCTCCGCGCTGATATCGGAGGTCCTCAATCTCCCGGCGGATCCGGCGAAGGTTGTCGCGGACGCGGTCAGGATGCGTTCCGAAATTGCCCGCCACAAGGCGCCGTCAGGGCCCCTCGACGTAAAGCTCAGCGAAGGCGGGCTGGTCGACCTGGAATTCGCGATTCACGTGCTCCAGCTGACCCGCAAGATCGGGCTCGATCCTCGGCTCGAAGTCGCCGTGAAGCAGCTTGCGGACGCTGAATTGGTTGAGCAAAATATTATCTCTGCACAACATTTGCTAACTGAAATGCTGGTGACTCTGCGCCTCCTCGCGCCAGAGACCGCAAGCCCCAGCGAGGAAAGTTGCGAGCTGATGGCGCGTGCTTGCGGGTCGGACAGTTGGGCCGACCTCCTTGCCCGCCACGACGAAGCGCGCCAGAGCGTCTCCAAGCTGTGGGAACGCGTGAAAGGAAGCGCATAA
- the zapE gene encoding cell division protein ZapE: MTGPVGHAYSRLLQDQELKGDPAQQRAVVALDRLAQALANGRGILGLFGKPKAALAGVYLWGGVGRGKSMLMDLAYASIDVEPKRRVHFHAFMLETHQRLKAARATEEGDPVEDVAEAIAEEAKLLCFDEMQVTNAADAMILSRLFEKLLERGVRVIATSNRPPSDLYKDGLNRELFLPFITTIETRFDVVEVNGPTDYRLDRLAGVEVWHVPNGPEATEALSRAFFQLTDYAVENRDKVPSEELPVGGGRSLHVPKSLKGVAVFSFRRLCGEPRGAADYLAIAQRFHTVIIVGIPVMGPEMRNEAARFVTLVDELYEHRVKLLAAADAEPAGLYPLGDGRFEFERTSSRLEEMRSVEYLAKGHGTDRENKS, encoded by the coding sequence ATGACAGGGCCAGTGGGCCACGCGTACTCGCGGCTACTCCAGGATCAGGAGCTCAAGGGTGACCCGGCGCAGCAGCGCGCCGTCGTCGCCCTCGACCGGCTTGCGCAGGCGCTGGCCAACGGCCGCGGCATCCTCGGCCTGTTCGGAAAGCCGAAGGCCGCACTCGCCGGCGTCTATCTGTGGGGCGGGGTAGGTCGCGGCAAGTCGATGTTGATGGACCTCGCCTACGCAAGCATCGACGTGGAGCCCAAGCGCCGCGTGCACTTCCACGCCTTCATGCTCGAGACCCACCAAAGGCTGAAGGCCGCGCGCGCGACCGAAGAAGGCGATCCGGTCGAGGACGTAGCCGAAGCGATCGCCGAGGAAGCCAAACTCCTCTGCTTCGACGAAATGCAGGTCACCAACGCCGCCGACGCGATGATCCTCTCGCGCCTGTTCGAGAAGCTGCTCGAGCGCGGGGTGCGGGTGATCGCAACGTCCAACAGGCCGCCGAGCGACCTCTACAAGGATGGATTGAACCGCGAGCTCTTCCTGCCCTTCATCACGACGATCGAAACTCGCTTCGATGTGGTGGAGGTCAACGGACCGACCGATTACCGGCTCGACCGGCTCGCAGGCGTCGAGGTGTGGCATGTGCCCAATGGCCCTGAGGCGACCGAGGCGCTCAGCCGCGCCTTCTTCCAGCTCACCGACTATGCAGTCGAAAACCGCGACAAGGTGCCGAGCGAGGAACTGCCCGTAGGCGGCGGACGGAGCCTGCACGTGCCCAAGAGCCTCAAGGGAGTCGCCGTCTTCTCGTTCAGGCGCCTGTGCGGAGAGCCGCGCGGAGCGGCTGACTATCTCGCCATCGCGCAGCGATTCCACACCGTGATTATCGTCGGAATCCCGGTCATGGGGCCCGAGATGCGAAACGAAGCGGCCCGCTTCGTCACCCTCGTGGACGAGCTGTACGAGCACCGCGTGAAGCTCCTCGCTGCCGCCGATGCCGAGCCGGCCGGCTTGTACCCTTTGGGCGATGGCCGTTTCGAGTTCGAGAGGACCTCAAGCCGCCTCGAGGAGATGCGAAGCGTCGAATATCTTGCCAAAGGCCACGGCACGGATCGGGAGAATAAATCTTGA
- a CDS encoding peroxiredoxin yields MISDGDKAPKLDLETSEGRTIDLAGPGKPLVLYFYPKDDTSGCTREAQDFTALTSDFQKAGALVVGVSRDPMKKHEKFIGKYHLKVPLASDEDGRISDAFGTWVQKSMYGRKYMGMERSTFLIAADGKVVRSWRKVKVPGHAQEVLAAVREQATSV; encoded by the coding sequence ATGATTTCTGACGGTGACAAGGCGCCCAAGCTGGACCTCGAAACCAGCGAAGGCCGGACCATCGATCTCGCCGGTCCGGGCAAGCCGCTCGTGCTCTATTTCTACCCCAAGGACGACACGTCCGGCTGCACCCGCGAGGCCCAGGATTTTACAGCCCTGACATCCGACTTCCAAAAGGCCGGCGCTTTGGTCGTCGGAGTTTCACGCGACCCGATGAAGAAGCACGAGAAGTTCATCGGCAAGTACCACCTGAAGGTGCCGCTCGCATCGGACGAGGACGGACGGATCTCCGACGCGTTCGGAACATGGGTCCAGAAGTCCATGTACGGGCGCAAATATATGGGGATGGAGCGCTCCACCTTCCTGATCGCCGCCGACGGCAAGGTCGTCAGGAGCTGGCGCAAGGTGAAGGTGCCCGGCCACGCGCAGGAGGTCCTCGCCGCAGTTCGCGAACAAGCCACCAGCGTTTGA
- a CDS encoding M20/M25/M40 family metallo-hydrolase has protein sequence MRRLAVLLACISCTALAQAPTIAINSPPPATLAKAPKLPPVWEQKAREIYKTAVETPTVAGRHNVPKLAAYLADQLKAAGWSADDIHVLPYESANDKQTAALIARWPAAGTPKHKPMLIIAHMDVVEALPSDWTTDPFTLVEKDGYFYGRGSGDDKGGLVPAMVALMKLRQSGFKPDRDIVIQFTGDEETQGRGAELGATDWRKWTEAEFVLNADAGGGAFTRDGAPLGFGIQTSEKTFQSYYFRVHNPGGHSSRPRPDNAIYQLADALKKLEAHRFTPMLTETTRAYFTARAQQEGPTELGNAMRAWLANPNDGAAADIIEANPLEVGVTRTRCVATMLKGGHAENALPQLAEATVNCRIMPGVEPKAVEAELKQAVGPNVEVTPYPDAGRPTPVSPLRPDIVKAYTDAVHARFPGVPIIPQMSTGATDGLEFRARGMPVYGVDGQWGVSPDDERAHGKDERIPVQSLWDNILHWERMVKDLAS, from the coding sequence ATGCGCCGCCTTGCCGTCCTGCTCGCCTGCATATCCTGCACTGCGCTTGCGCAGGCCCCGACCATTGCGATCAATTCGCCGCCGCCAGCGACTTTGGCCAAAGCGCCGAAGCTTCCGCCGGTCTGGGAGCAGAAGGCGCGCGAGATCTACAAGACGGCGGTTGAAACGCCGACCGTCGCGGGACGGCACAACGTGCCGAAGCTCGCAGCCTATCTCGCAGACCAACTGAAGGCCGCGGGCTGGTCAGCCGACGACATTCACGTGCTTCCCTATGAATCGGCGAACGACAAGCAGACGGCGGCGCTGATCGCGCGCTGGCCGGCGGCCGGAACGCCCAAGCACAAGCCGATGCTGATCATCGCGCATATGGATGTCGTCGAGGCGCTTCCGAGCGACTGGACGACCGATCCGTTCACGTTGGTGGAAAAGGACGGATATTTCTACGGACGCGGAAGCGGCGACGACAAGGGCGGGCTGGTGCCGGCGATGGTCGCGCTGATGAAGCTTCGCCAGTCCGGCTTCAAGCCAGACCGCGATATCGTCATCCAGTTCACTGGCGACGAGGAAACGCAGGGCAGGGGCGCCGAGCTCGGAGCGACCGACTGGCGCAAGTGGACTGAAGCGGAGTTCGTCCTCAACGCCGATGCCGGCGGCGGGGCCTTCACCCGCGACGGAGCGCCGCTGGGCTTCGGAATCCAGACTTCTGAAAAGACGTTCCAGAGCTATTATTTTCGGGTGCACAATCCAGGCGGCCACAGCTCGCGGCCGCGGCCCGACAACGCAATCTACCAGCTTGCGGACGCGCTCAAGAAGCTGGAGGCGCACCGGTTCACGCCGATGCTGACGGAAACGACGCGCGCCTATTTCACCGCCCGGGCCCAGCAGGAGGGGCCGACCGAGCTCGGCAATGCGATGCGGGCCTGGCTTGCCAACCCGAATGACGGAGCGGCCGCGGACATCATCGAGGCCAATCCGCTCGAAGTCGGGGTGACCCGCACCCGCTGCGTCGCGACGATGCTCAAGGGTGGCCACGCGGAGAATGCGCTTCCACAGCTTGCCGAAGCGACGGTCAATTGCCGGATCATGCCGGGAGTCGAGCCCAAGGCGGTCGAGGCTGAGCTGAAGCAAGCGGTCGGACCGAACGTCGAAGTCACGCCTTATCCCGACGCCGGCCGGCCGACGCCCGTGTCACCGCTTCGGCCCGACATTGTCAAAGCCTATACCGACGCGGTCCACGCGCGCTTCCCGGGCGTCCCGATCATCCCGCAGATGAGCACCGGTGCCACCGACGGCCTGGAGTTCCGCGCGCGCGGAATGCCGGTCTATGGAGTCGACGGCCAATGGGGCGTTTCGCCGGACGACGAGCGAGCGCATGGGAAGGACGAGCGGATCCCCGTGCAGTCGCTGTGGGACAACATCCTGCACTGGGAACGGATGGTCAAAGACCTGGCGAGCTGA